From the genome of Bacteroides sp. MSB163, one region includes:
- a CDS encoding OmpA/MotB family protein, whose product MKRTKLAASFLLIGTLLLTGCVSKKELVNLQTDYNKLKDEKTTLDKSYQDAQIQLAEYRTQAKSLEDRLSEARKNNQELRNSYATLQGSLDKSLQQNSQGNINISKLVDEINASNRYIKQLVDTKSKSDSLNVVLTNNLTRSLSREELKEVDVKVLKGVVYISLADNMLYKSGSYEINERAGETLSKIAKIITDYKDYEVLVEGNTDNVPISRPNIRNNWDLSALRASSVVQALQNQYGVDPKRLSAAGRGEYNPLTDNDTELGKQRNRRTQIIITPKLDQFLELIDKAPEAEGEEKAE is encoded by the coding sequence ATGAAACGTACAAAATTAGCTGCATCCTTTCTGTTGATCGGGACTCTGCTCCTGACGGGATGCGTAAGCAAGAAAGAATTAGTGAATCTTCAAACAGATTATAACAAGCTGAAGGACGAGAAGACCACCCTCGATAAATCCTATCAGGATGCGCAAATCCAGCTTGCCGAGTACCGCACGCAGGCCAAAAGCTTGGAGGATCGCCTAAGCGAAGCCCGAAAAAACAATCAGGAGTTGCGCAACAGCTATGCCACCCTGCAAGGTTCCCTCGACAAGAGCCTCCAGCAGAACTCCCAAGGCAACATCAACATCTCCAAACTGGTGGATGAGATTAACGCCTCCAACCGCTACATCAAGCAACTGGTGGACACCAAGAGCAAATCAGACTCACTGAACGTAGTGCTGACCAACAACCTCACCCGCTCCCTGAGCCGCGAAGAGCTAAAAGAGGTGGATGTAAAGGTCTTGAAAGGCGTGGTTTACATCTCCTTGGCAGACAACATGCTATACAAGAGCGGCAGTTACGAAATCAACGAACGCGCCGGTGAAACGTTGAGCAAAATTGCCAAGATTATCACCGATTACAAGGATTACGAAGTATTGGTAGAGGGTAACACGGACAATGTGCCCATCTCCCGCCCCAACATCCGCAACAACTGGGACTTGAGCGCCCTGCGTGCCTCATCCGTAGTGCAAGCCTTGCAGAATCAATACGGCGTTGACCCCAAACGTCTTTCCGCTGCCGGCCGTGGAGAATACAATCCCCTCACGGATAATGACACCGAACTGGGCAAGCAACGCAACCGCCGTACGCAAATTATCATCACTCCGAAGCTCGACCAGTTCCTGGAACTGATAGACAAGGCGCCGGAAGCGGAAGGAGAAGAAAAAGCCGAATAA